In Paracoccaceae bacterium Fryx2, a single genomic region encodes these proteins:
- a CDS encoding TraR/DksA C4-type zinc finger protein has protein sequence MTDIPERKVALESRLADLRERLLTIADELESHGSKDWEDLATEREADEVLEGMGLSGQQEIRAIEAALARIEGGEYGFCVTCGAAIGDERLDVLPYTPFCRNCAA, from the coding sequence ATGACAGATATTCCCGAACGCAAGGTGGCCCTCGAGTCCCGGCTTGCCGATCTCAGGGAGCGGTTGCTTACCATAGCGGACGAACTGGAGTCGCATGGGTCGAAGGATTGGGAAGACCTGGCCACCGAACGCGAGGCCGACGAGGTGCTGGAAGGCATGGGCCTTTCGGGCCAGCAGGAGATCCGCGCGATCGAGGCCGCGCTGGCGCGCATCGAAGGCGGCGAATACGGCTTTTGCGTCACCTGCGGGGCAGCGATCGGCGACGAACGGCTGGACGTGCTGCCCTACACCCCATTCTGCCGCAACTGCGCGGCCTGA